The genomic window ATCATCACGCGGTCGATCGATCCGTGCGGGCTTGCCTCGAGCAGCCAGCGCGCTTCGGTCGCGCGGGCGATGTCATCGACGGAGGGCGCGGCGAGCACGCGGTCTTCGGGCAGGACGGCGATCACGCCATCCCTCGATGCGATTGCCGGCACATCGGCGGCACGCACGCGCGTGACGATGGCGCCCACCGTGGATGCGTCGACATCGGGCGACGTTGGCGTGGCGACGGCGAGCACCTCAGCGGTGAGTTGCGCCGCAAGGTCGTTCGCCGCGCCGGCCGGGACTTCGAGCACAAGATCGGTGGTTTCGGGAACGCCGGAGAGCTCGGCGACCGTCAGCGGCTTGGACGCCGAGACGATGCCATCGAGTTGTGCGAAGGTTGCGGCGTCGGCGTCCGCGGCGTCATCGCCGGCAAGACGCGCGAGCATGACAGCGCGGCCATCGCGCGCCATGCGATAGGCGATCGCGGCGGCGATCAGGCTCTTGCCGGCGCGCGGTTCGGACGATGCGACGATCAGGATCGACACGCGAAAACCCTTCGAAATGCTGGCGAAGTATAGCAACGGTGGTGCGCCGGAACAGGCTTCGCCAGATTCGATTTCGCTTGTGCGGCTCGTATCCGGTCGATAGAATCGATCGCGCGCCGAGGTAGCTCAGGTGGTAGAGCACGCGACTGAAAATCGCGGTGTCGGCAGTTCAACTCTGCCCCTCGGCACCATTTGTGATGACAGCGACGACCGGCCCTTCGGGGGCCGGTTTTCGTACGTCGCCGCTACTTCGCGACATCGTTCCAGGCGTTGAAGCCGTACGGTTGGTAGGCGCCGAGCAGCAGGAATTCGATGATCCCGTGCCCGGTGCCGATGCCATCGATGCCTTCGACGCTGTAATCGCAGACGGTCTCCGTCTGGCCCATGAGTTTCTGCGTGACGGCCTGATCGGTGAGATCCCATGAGTCGCCTTCGACCGCGAGCGGGCCGTGGTACTGGCCATGGCGCCAGCCGCCCATGTAGGCGTAGCCGGCGCCGGCCATGTAGATCGTCGTTTTCGGCTCCATCGTCATCTTCACCATCGTGCCGTCGCGGCGCGCCATGGTCACGGATCCGCGGTCGAACGTGCGCGTTCCGGGCACGAGCTTGAGGTCGTGGCTGACGACGCTGAGCTTCTCGTGCGGTTTGTCCCTGCCGTACGCGTGCAGCAGTTCGGCGGCGGCATGCCAGCGCGTGCCGTCGGGATCTTCGCTGCAGGTGAACATGATCGCGGCGTTGTCGAACTGCACCGGCGTCCAGACCCAGAAGAAGCCACCGGGAGCGCCGCCTGGCGGTGGCGCCGACTGCGGTTCGCCACCGCCGACCGGGCGCACGCCCCACGAGTGATCGCGCGCTCCCCACCACGCGTCGGGGCGCACGTCGTGTGTCGTGCCGGCGGCCGTAAGCGCGCCCGTCCAGCGCCCGTTCTGCGTCAGGCGCGTGTAGTCCATGACGACGCGATTGCCGACGCGGCGAAAGAAGTGCGGCTCTTCGCACGGAAACGTCGCGCCTTCGAACGTCATGTCGAAGCTGAGTCCGTGCTCGTTGGGCTCGCAGTAGACGCGCATCTTGCGCAGCCCCTCGACGACTTCGACGCCGATCGGGCCGACCTTCGTGTGCATGCGGTCGCTGCCCAGTTCGCGGGAGGCGCGCACGGTGTACTGCGTCTTGCCGTCGATCATGACCGTGGCGAAGGCATCGATGACGCCGATGTTCGGATACAGGCCCATCGCGACGACGAGAAATACGTTGCCATCGAGCGTGTGGGCATTGAAGTAGTAGCGGTCGTAGAAGTTGCGGTCGCTCGTCACGACCCGGTCGACGGTTTCGGTGGTCTGGTGGACGAGGTAGTCATCCAGCGGCGTCAGCATGCGTGCGCTCCGTTCCGGCTTGGGCCAACGTGGCCGGGGCCATTGTAGGCGCGCCGCTGCGCAGGGTGAAGCGTTGACGGCGAGCGCCCCGTCGGCGATGCTCCTCTCGATGCAACTTGTCACGGGGTCGCGGGCCACGACGGTCGAGGCGCGGGGACTGACGTTCGCATGCCTGGAATGGGGCGCGCCGTCGTCGTCGCCGCTGGTGCTGCTGCACGGCCTCACCGGCCACGCGCACACGTGGGACCACATGGCGCCGGCGCTCGCCGACCGCTATCGCGTGCTGGCGCCGGACCAGCGCGGTCACGGCGATACGCAGCACGCGGAGAGCTACCGGACGCAGGACTTCGTCGACGACCTGGCGGCGCTCGCGGACGCCTGGGACGTCGGCCGGTTCGTGCTCGTCGGACTCTCGATGGGCGGCCACAACGCGATGGCGTTCGCGGCGGCGCACCCCGAACGCGTTTCGCGGCTTGTGGTCATCGACATTCCACCGAAGATGGAACGGAGCCGCGCGCCGAACTGGAACGTAATCTCGAAGCTTGCCGAGACCGGGCATCATGCGTACCTGACGCTCGACGAAGCCTTCGCGGATGCGCGTGCCGCAAACACGACGGCGCCAGACGAGAAGCTGCGCTACCGGACCGAACTCAACCTCAACAAGCACGCCGACGGGACGATGACACTGAAGTACGACCCCAAGGCTCCCGCGCGATGGCAGCCGGAAGACCTCACAGGCAAACTCGCCGCGATCACCGCGCCGGTGCTGCTCGTGCGCGGCGGCCTGACGACGGTGCTGCCTCGCGACGCCGCCGAGGGGATGATCGCGATGTTCGGCGACGGCGAACTGGCGGAGATCGCCGACTCGGGACACTCCGTGCCGACGGACCGGCCCGAGCAGCTCACGCCGATCGTGCTTGACTGGCTCGCACGTCGCGGGGATTAGCTGCCCGGCGCCCAAGACAGGATCGCCGAGCGCGCCGACTCGATCTGCGGCCCCAGGCGGCCGTCCGGCCACACGACGAGGCGCTCATCGAGCAGGTTGCGCAGCTTGTCCGTGGCCGCGCCATCGTCTTCGCGCAGGCAAAGCGCGTTGCGCGCCTGCACGACGGCATCGTCGAGCGAAGCGAAGGTCAGCGTGAATCGATGCTCGATGATGTCCGCGTCGGCCGTGATGCCGATCTGCATCAACAGCGGGTACAGGTCCACGAAGGTCGGCTGCGCCTGGAGCGGCACGCCGTAGAACTCCGACCACAAACCCATGTCCGTGGGAAGCGGGTCGACGCGCAGGTACACGAACACGCGCTGTTTCGCGTACGCGTCGAGGCGCTGGACGAACGATGCGACATCGTCGATCGGATAGAGGACGTGCGAGCAGAGGACGACGTCGGCCGGGTCGACCGCGGCGTTCATCCATTCGGCGTGCACCACGTCCACGTTACCGACGCGGCGTTCTTCGAGGTCCTCGCGCAGCAGGTTGAGCATCGCCTCCGACGGATCGACGGCGGTGATGTGGCGCACGTGTGGCGCCAGCGCCAACGTATGGCGCCCGGTGCCGGCGCCGACATCGAGCAGCGTTGATTCGGGCGTGACGGCGGCGGCGACGCTGCGGAAGAACGGGTCTTCGTCGGGCCGCGAGTGCAACGCCTCGCGGTACTGGCGGGCGCGACGGCCCCAGTAATCGACGTTCTTCAAGCCCGATGCTTCGTACGCAGTGTCCATCTGCACACGCCGCCGCGCGACGATCTGCTGCCAGCGCGCCACGTAGTCGATCGGCTCGGGCTGCGGCGGTACGTCGCTGTTATTCGGCATCGATCGCATCGGTGACGTCGAACGCGAGTTCGCCCATGCCGGTGACCAGGAAACCCATGGCGATCTTGTGCTTGCCCGGCGACAGCGGGCGACCATCTACGCCGACGGTGACGGTCCTGTTCATGCCGAGCGTCATCGGGTTGGCGGCGGAGATCGAGTCGAACGGCAGCACGGCGCCATCGACGACGAACTTCGTCGCGGCCGCCGGGAGCGCCTCGTCGTCTACCATGATCGGCAGGACGCGCTCTGCGTAGCCCGATCCGAGCGTGTTCTTCAAGTCGAATTCGAAGCCGCCGTTGACGTTGCGGAGGCTGCCCTTCACGTAGAGGCGTCGCAGGAGAAACGCCGGGACCTTCATGCGCGGAACCCTTTCATCATTCGATATATCTGTTGTTGCGAACGCACGACATCGTCCGGGAGCGGACGAGCGCCGCCGAGCGACGCCGCCGCCACGCAGATCTGCGCGACGCGTTCGACCAGTTCGACGACATCAGCCGCTTCTTCGAGGCCGGCGCCGACGCCGATGATGCCGTGATGCTTCAGCAGCACCGCGGCACGCTCGCCAAGCGCCGCGACAGCGTTGGTCGCGAGTTCTTCGCTCGCGGACGACCCGTAGTCCGCGACTTCGACGGCGCCTCCGAGTGATATCACCTGCTCGTCGAGCACGCACGGGATCGGCGTTCCGGCGGCGGCAAACGCGCTGGCGTACACGGAATGCGTGTGAATGACGGCGCCGACGTCGGGCCGGGCACGGTAGATCGCCAGGTGCGACAGCGACTCGCTCGACGGCACGCCATCGCCGACGACCGGCTCGACGTCGAAGTCGCAGACGAGCACGTCGTCGATCGTGAATCGATGATATGGCACGCGGCTCGCCGTGATGGTGATGAGTTCGCCTTCGGGCGCGCGGATGCGACGGCTGACGTTGCCGCTCGCGCCGGAGACAAGCCCCAGCGCGACGATCCGACGCACCGCATCGAGCACCTCTCCGCGTTCTGCTGCGTAGTTGTCCGTCATGGCATCGATCCGAAGGTCTCGCACATCGCCAGCCAACGCTCATACAGGTCTTCGTACTGGGCGGCCGTGCGCGCAGCCGGTTCCACGATGCGCGATGGGCGCACCATCGCGGCGAGCGCTGCGGTCAGCGAATCGTGTACGCCGAGCGCCGGAGCCGCAAGCGCGGCGGCACCAAGCGCCGATGTCTCCGGCGTCGATGCGACGTACACGGGGCGGTCGATGACATCGGCGAGGATGCGCGGGAGTGCGTCGCTGCGGGACATACCGCCGCCGAGTCGCAGTTCGGGCGCGCGTACGCCGGCCACATGTTCTGCCTGCTTGAGGTTCGCGCGGATGGCGAACGCCGTCGCCTCCAGCGCGGCGCGCAGCAGGTCGCCGCGATCGGGCGCCGACATGACGATGGGCAGCGGAAACGTGAGGCCGCCGACGCCGGCATTCATCGCCGCGGCGTTCATGCGCGCCGGTCCGAGCACCGCCATGACGTCGTGGGCGCCGGCGGGCGAGGCCGCAGCGGCCGCGTCGGCATCGGACGCCGGCACGCCGAGCATCGACAGCAGCCACTCCCACACGCGCCCGGTCTCGCCGGCGTTCGACTCGACGATCCACCGATCCGGCACGACGTGCAGGCCCGCCCACGTACGCATCGCAGCGTCGAAGACGACGGACGGCGTCACGATCTGTACCGGCGCGCTCCACCCGGCCGCGACGGCGCCAGCGCCCGCCTCGACCGCACCCGTGCCGACGAGGGCGCACTGCGTGTCGCCGCCGCAAAGCACGACCGGAAGCTGTGCGGTATCACCGCTCCGGCACGCGCCGACGATCGATCCGTCGGCGACGGACGGCGGCGCGATGCTTGACCCTGCGCCGGACGGCGACCCGAGCGCGTCGAACGGTGCCGCAGCGGTTATGTCGAGCAGACCGTTCTCGACCAGCAGACAGCGTGACGCGCGGCGTTCGCCGGTCAGCGTCGATGCGAGCCAGTCGGCGAGCGGCATCGCGTAGCGCACGCGCGCGGCATCTCGCGGGCGGTGCTCGCGCATCCAGGCGAGCTTTGCCGCGGCTTGCATCAGCGATGGCAGGTGCCCTGTCGCGCGGTAGACCTCGGCGGCGTGCTTTGCGTCGATCGCCATGCCCGCCGCCGCGGCGCGCGCATCGACGTTCGGTGACACGAGGAGCGCATCGCCGGCGTCGTCGACGAACACGAGACCCTCG from Dehalococcoidia bacterium includes these protein-coding regions:
- a CDS encoding class I SAM-dependent methyltransferase encodes the protein MPNNSDVPPQPEPIDYVARWQQIVARRRVQMDTAYEASGLKNVDYWGRRARQYREALHSRPDEDPFFRSVAAAVTPESTLLDVGAGTGRHTLALAPHVRHITAVDPSEAMLNLLREDLEERRVGNVDVVHAEWMNAAVDPADVVLCSHVLYPIDDVASFVQRLDAYAKQRVFVYLRVDPLPTDMGLWSEFYGVPLQAQPTFVDLYPLLMQIGITADADIIEHRFTLTFASLDDAVVQARNALCLREDDGAATDKLRNLLDERLVVWPDGRLGPQIESARSAILSWAPGS
- a CDS encoding alpha/beta hydrolase codes for the protein MQLVTGSRATTVEARGLTFACLEWGAPSSSPLVLLHGLTGHAHTWDHMAPALADRYRVLAPDQRGHGDTQHAESYRTQDFVDDLAALADAWDVGRFVLVGLSMGGHNAMAFAAAHPERVSRLVVIDIPPKMERSRAPNWNVISKLAETGHHAYLTLDEAFADARAANTTAPDEKLRYRTELNLNKHADGTMTLKYDPKAPARWQPEDLTGKLAAITAPVLLVRGGLTTVLPRDAAEGMIAMFGDGELAEIADSGHSVPTDRPEQLTPIVLDWLARRGD
- a CDS encoding class II aldolase/adducin family protein, translating into MTDNYAAERGEVLDAVRRIVALGLVSGASGNVSRRIRAPEGELITITASRVPYHRFTIDDVLVCDFDVEPVVGDGVPSSESLSHLAIYRARPDVGAVIHTHSVYASAFAAAGTPIPCVLDEQVISLGGAVEVADYGSSASEELATNAVAALGERAAVLLKHHGIIGVGAGLEEAADVVELVERVAQICVAAASLGGARPLPDDVVRSQQQIYRMMKGFRA
- a CDS encoding FGGY family carbohydrate kinase, yielding MPPDLTLVIDAGTSALRAVTVSADGGVAVVAREPWNTVTPEDAAPFGRELDATSAQAALLRAIAAARGESHIAGIAFTGQREGLVFVDDAGDALLVSPNVDARAAAAGMAIDAKHAAEVYRATGHLPSLMQAAAKLAWMREHRPRDAARVRYAMPLADWLASTLTGERRASRCLLVENGLLDITAAAPFDALGSPSGAGSSIAPPSVADGSIVGACRSGDTAQLPVVLCGGDTQCALVGTGAVEAGAGAVAAGWSAPVQIVTPSVVFDAAMRTWAGLHVVPDRWIVESNAGETGRVWEWLLSMLGVPASDADAAAAASPAGAHDVMAVLGPARMNAAAMNAGVGGLTFPLPIVMSAPDRGDLLRAALEATAFAIRANLKQAEHVAGVRAPELRLGGGMSRSDALPRILADVIDRPVYVASTPETSALGAAALAAPALGVHDSLTAALAAMVRPSRIVEPAARTAAQYEDLYERWLAMCETFGSMP
- a CDS encoding DRTGG domain-containing protein; this translates as MSILIVASSEPRAGKSLIAAAIAYRMARDGRAVMLARLAGDDAADADAATFAQLDGIVSASKPLTVAELSGVPETTDLVLEVPAGAANDLAAQLTAEVLAVATPTSPDVDASTVGAIVTRVRAADVPAIASRDGVIAVLPEDRVLAAPSVDDIARATEARWLLEASPHGSIDRVMIGTIASDAGSPYFGARDHTAVITRYDKTDVQLAALLTDVDLLVLTGGGQPSPYLMDRVQGTRDDFSVVVAAEDTVDTMRAIEGLYGGSRFDGAGKMLRAVELLDEAGVPVSFD